The nucleotide sequence GATGACAGAACGCTGCATAGAGTTACTATTGCTACCTGAAGATACTCCATGCCTTCTTCTAGACATAGGATGCGGTTCCGGCCTGTCTGGAACAGTGTTAGAAGAAAATGGACACATGTGGATTGGCATGGATATATCACCTGCAATGTtaggtaattttgaaaataaattgaaactacATAATCACTATATTGTCATATCTTCATAACTTAACTTTATGTTATTGCAGATGTAGCTAAAGAAAGAGAGACAGAAGGTGATCTAGTGCTATCAGACATGGGTGAAGGAGTACCATTCAGAGCTGGCTGTTTTGATGGTGCAGTTTCTGTGTCAGCCTTGCAGTGGCTCTTCAATGCTGATAAGAAGTCTCACAATCCTGTCAAGAGGCTTCATCAGTTCTTTAGTTCTCTTTATGCCTCTTTAGTAAGTCAAAATACAttacaatttgttaaaaaaatatttttactttactagtaaaattttaaaaatataatttaattgcaGTCCAGATCAGCCAGAGCAGTATTCCAGTTCTACCCAGAGAATGAGAGTCAAATGGACCTTGTCACTTCTCAGGCCATGAAGGCTGGCTTCTATGGAGGTGTTGTTGTAGACTTTCCTAATTCTGCCAAAGCCAAGAAGTTCTTCTTGGTTTTAATGACTGGAGGATCTGCTCCATTACCTCAAGCACTAGGTAACTATCAAAGAGTTATGTGCCAATCAAATTTGTTTATAGTAATATTGAAGAAATTAATATGCTGAATCTAAATCTTATTTTAGGTACAGATGAGGCAGACAATAATCTCCAGGTGAAGTATGCTAAAAGAGAAGCTACAAGAAACATTAGAGGAAAGCCACTTAAAAACTCAAGATCCTGGATCATAGAGAAAAAAGAAAGGAGAAGGAAACAAGGCAAAGACACCAAGCCTGATACAAAATACACAGGCAGGAAAAGAAGTGGTCgcttttagtaataaaaataagttatgtgTAAAAACAACAGTGTATATTGATTTAAAGACTAagctaaaatttaataaaatatatcagttatattttggtttatctTTTCACTACATATTTCCAAACTGTGTCTACACCACTTCCAATAGTTTCCACAGGAATCATGTTAGGCAGGGGAAATCGGCAAGCTACTATGACAGTGTCAGAGTTAGTTTCTGCAAGCAACTTCTTCTCAAAGTCTGTCATCATCTGTTCAACACCAAATATGACTATATTGTTGTAGGGTTTTAAGTCAAACTTCCATAAATCACGCCGGTAAAACTTGCTGCTTCTGCACTCTGGATTCAATAATGATGCGATTCGGGAATAGTATACGAGCCATGGATTTAATTCTACTCCATCTGCTTGAAATCCTAGTTTAGCAGCTGTGAATACAATCCTTCCATCACCCGACCCTACATCCAACAGTTTACCACTACGACCTGTCAGAGCTTTGGTAACACCAAGGAGTTGTTCGGTGGTAGCAGGAACGTAAGGCAAACATACTTTTCTCAGCGCTGGAGCTGTAAACGGTATGCAAATAATACTGACACCAACCGCTAGGCCTCCAGTTACGTATATGAGTACTTTTCCAGTAGACGAGAGATTTGCTGGATTCTTTGGTTTCGAACCCTGGAGTAGCTCTAGCTCCATTTTTCTGGAATCAGAACATTCTGTTTATGTTGAGAAAATGAGGTTATAAAATCATTTGACAAttgaccatagacataatatagtaaacaggactgcgcacctttacccaaaaaacgagccgagtgaaacagttagtacggaggccgtctgtccctttctaatagggtgactatgagattaagctatgtgagacaaatccgaatttgctaagattattaaacacagattggtattgaaatttaaacttacgcagtttgtgaccttaaaatactaatataggcttttaataattagcgggaattagcagtataaaagcaggaagattcgaagtgaagactgttttattttgtatttttgcttcacacatagactgctgagccgtttatgtcgcctttcttcattttttgggaagctataacaatagtacaacagttttaaaatccatcacccttattttgactcattacaagaattcatgggcaccctagttgtttgatttacgaaaatgttattattagctaacctgtggaacgatatattgcaaccaccata is from Helicoverpa zea isolate HzStark_Cry1AcR chromosome 19, ilHelZeax1.1, whole genome shotgun sequence and encodes:
- the LOC124639442 gene encoding probable 18S rRNA (guanine-N(7))-methyltransferase; translation: MSKRPEHQAPPEVFYNEDEARKYTQNSRIIDIQAQMTERCIELLLLPEDTPCLLLDIGCGSGLSGTVLEENGHMWIGMDISPAMLDVAKERETEGDLVLSDMGEGVPFRAGCFDGAVSVSALQWLFNADKKSHNPVKRLHQFFSSLYASLSRSARAVFQFYPENESQMDLVTSQAMKAGFYGGVVVDFPNSAKAKKFFLVLMTGGSAPLPQALGTDEADNNLQVKYAKREATRNIRGKPLKNSRSWIIEKKERRRKQGKDTKPDTKYTGRKRSGRF
- the LOC124639443 gene encoding ATP synthase subunit C lysine N-methyltransferase is translated as MELELLQGSKPKNPANLSSTGKVLIYVTGGLAVGVSIICIPFTAPALRKVCLPYVPATTEQLLGVTKALTGRSGKLLDVGSGDGRIVFTAAKLGFQADGVELNPWLVYYSRIASLLNPECRSSKFYRRDLWKFDLKPYNNIVIFGVEQMMTDFEKKLLAETNSDTVIVACRFPLPNMIPVETIGSGVDTVWKYVVKR